A stretch of Coriobacteriia bacterium DNA encodes these proteins:
- the mreD gene encoding rod shape-determining protein MreD, with amino-acid sequence MIGGSDTSTNRRHMAVTCVVLVLAHLVLAPHVQVFGAVPGFLLVLTACLACLGGARTGTLAGFVLGLLFDLTGAGPVGLSALLCAVAGYALGNARPGMLAEGWRTPLALFAACALAYNVLYLVFLLVFGTSLDGGWALVGRVVAGTAVDVVVGFVALFVLNRVLGSRRLTSDGIRLG; translated from the coding sequence GTGATAGGAGGCTCTGACACGAGCACGAACCGTCGCCACATGGCGGTCACCTGCGTCGTGCTCGTTCTCGCGCACCTCGTTCTCGCACCTCATGTCCAGGTGTTTGGCGCCGTGCCCGGCTTTCTTCTCGTGCTGACGGCCTGCCTTGCCTGCCTCGGGGGAGCTCGCACCGGAACGCTCGCCGGCTTTGTGCTCGGCCTGCTGTTCGACCTGACGGGCGCAGGCCCCGTCGGCCTCTCGGCCCTGCTCTGCGCTGTTGCCGGCTATGCCCTGGGCAATGCTCGCCCGGGGATGCTCGCCGAGGGCTGGCGCACGCCTCTGGCCCTGTTCGCCGCGTGCGCCCTGGCCTACAACGTGCTTTACCTCGTGTTCCTTCTCGTGTTCGGCACGAGCCTCGACGGGGGCTGGGCCCTGGTCGGTCGTGTCGTCGCCGGCACGGCCGTCGACGTGGTCGTCGGTTTCGTCGCGTTGTTTGTGCTGAATCGCGTTCTGGGATCGCGTCGCCTCACGTCTGACGGTATACGGTTGGGGTAG
- a CDS encoding tetratricopeptide repeat protein: MDISTFNRAKQAYDAKDWETAALLFSTCMTGPGAGEAAHLRGNALMRLGRVREAVQAYQVATADTAYANRGAVFTNLGKAQVALGDFSGAVTSLRQALDDPSYTGSYKALLALGGAYSKLGDPRNAGVAYRKAALEENNPDPAKALINLGVCFVQLHRPADAAEAYRTALDFSQDANERNMIQANLGQAYVASNRMIEAMQAFNAALSNGYQLSAPAQADMQRAQMATNSLAGAAGTQGGSTADFLSGYGAQSSSGGFDPLDPLGRSGEVMPSPDESGFFDITDEDIEAASKASKKATKGKKGGSRHIGLKIAIAVLALVLAAFVACIVLYMQGIGMPSQQVAIDGVFDAASQGTSASEYWATGVSSTSQQQAVASIARGSTHDIAGMDVAASESTALVTVTLPEGGVLNYDVTLAREGLGWKVSTVSQVQMSVDGATYLEATSDPVVSAQQPAATDPAVQDSAAQDQAAADAAPAAEGEAQQPVA, encoded by the coding sequence GTGGACATCTCGACCTTCAATAGGGCAAAGCAGGCGTACGACGCCAAGGACTGGGAGACGGCTGCCCTGCTGTTCTCCACGTGCATGACCGGTCCGGGCGCCGGCGAGGCAGCACACCTGCGCGGCAACGCCCTCATGAGGCTCGGTCGCGTGCGTGAGGCCGTCCAGGCGTACCAGGTCGCCACCGCAGACACGGCGTATGCCAACCGTGGCGCTGTCTTTACGAACCTCGGCAAGGCCCAGGTTGCCCTCGGCGACTTCAGCGGCGCCGTCACGTCCCTGCGTCAGGCGCTCGACGACCCGAGCTACACGGGTTCGTACAAGGCGCTGCTCGCGCTGGGTGGCGCGTACTCCAAGCTCGGTGACCCTCGCAATGCCGGCGTCGCGTACCGCAAGGCGGCGCTCGAGGAGAACAACCCCGACCCCGCGAAGGCCCTCATCAACCTCGGTGTCTGCTTCGTTCAGCTCCACCGTCCGGCTGACGCCGCCGAGGCCTACCGCACCGCGCTCGATTTCTCGCAGGACGCCAACGAGCGCAACATGATTCAGGCGAACCTTGGGCAGGCGTACGTCGCGTCGAACCGTATGATCGAGGCCATGCAGGCGTTCAACGCCGCGCTCTCGAACGGCTACCAGCTCTCCGCCCCGGCCCAGGCCGACATGCAGAGGGCTCAGATGGCTACGAACTCGCTTGCCGGTGCCGCTGGCACGCAGGGCGGGAGCACGGCTGACTTCCTGTCGGGCTACGGCGCCCAGAGTTCCTCGGGCGGCTTCGATCCGCTCGACCCGCTTGGTCGTTCGGGCGAGGTCATGCCGTCGCCTGACGAGTCGGGCTTCTTCGATATCACCGACGAGGACATCGAGGCGGCCAGCAAGGCCAGCAAGAAGGCCACGAAGGGCAAGAAGGGCGGCTCGCGCCACATCGGCCTCAAGATCGCCATTGCTGTACTCGCGCTCGTGCTCGCGGCCTTCGTCGCGTGCATTGTGCTTTACATGCAGGGCATCGGCATGCCGTCGCAGCAGGTTGCTATCGACGGCGTGTTCGACGCGGCGTCGCAAGGCACGTCGGCGAGCGAATACTGGGCGACGGGCGTCTCCAGCACGTCGCAGCAGCAGGCTGTCGCGTCGATCGCGCGTGGCAGCACGCACGACATCGCCGGCATGGACGTTGCTGCGTCCGAGTCGACGGCGCTCGTCACCGTCACCCTGCCCGAGGGTGGCGTGCTGAACTACGACGTTACGCTTGCGCGCGAGGGCCTCGGCTGGAAGGTCTCCACCGTCTCCCAGGTCCAGATGTCCGTTGACGGCGCCACGTACCTCGAGGCCACGTCCGATCCCGTTGTCTCGGCTCAGCAGCCCGCTGCGACGGATCCTGCCGTGCAGGATTCCGCCGCGCAGGATCAGGCTGCCGCTGACGCTGCGCCTGCAGCCGAGGGCGAGGCTCAGCAGCCCGTCGCGTAG
- the mrdA gene encoding penicillin-binding protein 2, translated as MYRWLPIVLGIALVGVIVATIVVVARHRSERLQAGLGPLRARDLDLRKADPGPARPPATGPQVGAASKEGDGGAVEASLRTRIRVMEGVVGAFFGALVVRLWGMQLLSSDDYSAQAERNLTREVSTRAPRGRILDRNGEVLVGNRSSMTLVADADVVNDTRVVRRISNLLGMPDVAVRRAIQNTTEGAQSRRTVLIDVPERAVAYVVEHPAQFPGVSVESRTVRTYPHGSLAAHLLGYSGTITDLEGQNSREGNHIQYVSGDIVGMSGIEYEYEGVLQGVRGSRTVHVDANGTVIGTVSEIPPTQGSDVRLTIDLNIQQAAEDAIQTGLEVGRFLEFEPTGAAVVCMDCKTGELLAMASWPTFDPNAFIGGISTDLWAQLQAEEANTPLLNRAINGLYPSASTIKPFTALAGLASGLIGYYTPFYCPGYWTGLGEPGMWCWNHDGHKNIDLHTGITNSCDAVFYEIAKAVAYSDQPEALQKMFRLWGLGSQTGIDLPGESAGRVPDAEWKWNWYTSADDQARAWQPGDTANISIGQGDILVTPMQLCYAYSGLVAHGTQMRPHVMKEILSSETQQAIKTVEPTVAKSVPVSEEDLAFIDQALVGVISEVGNVGSYFDGLPVQVMGKSGTGEAGDDPLNTHAWFVAAAPADDPQYVVASLVEHGGGGGGVSTHMCRQVLGAIYGVPMTDPIALVVAGNEERRSEGGATD; from the coding sequence GTGTATCGCTGGCTGCCCATAGTGCTCGGCATCGCGCTCGTCGGCGTCATCGTTGCCACGATCGTTGTCGTTGCACGCCATCGCTCCGAGCGGTTGCAGGCCGGCCTCGGCCCCCTGCGTGCGCGCGACCTCGACCTGCGCAAAGCCGATCCCGGTCCCGCGCGTCCCCCCGCAACGGGACCGCAGGTGGGCGCCGCGAGTAAGGAGGGGGACGGGGGCGCCGTCGAAGCCTCGCTGCGCACGCGCATCCGCGTCATGGAGGGCGTCGTCGGGGCGTTCTTCGGGGCGCTCGTCGTGCGCCTGTGGGGTATGCAGCTGCTGTCGAGCGACGATTATTCCGCCCAAGCGGAGAGGAACCTGACGCGCGAGGTCTCGACGAGGGCCCCGCGCGGGCGCATCCTCGACCGCAACGGCGAGGTGCTCGTCGGCAACCGCTCGTCCATGACGCTCGTGGCTGATGCCGACGTTGTGAACGACACGCGCGTCGTTCGCCGCATCTCCAACCTGCTCGGTATGCCCGACGTCGCGGTGCGCCGCGCCATCCAGAACACGACGGAGGGCGCGCAGTCCAGGCGTACCGTGCTCATCGACGTGCCCGAGCGCGCCGTGGCCTACGTCGTTGAGCACCCGGCGCAGTTCCCCGGCGTCTCCGTCGAGTCGCGCACCGTTCGCACGTACCCGCACGGCTCTCTTGCAGCGCACCTGCTCGGCTATTCGGGCACGATCACCGACCTCGAGGGCCAAAACTCGCGTGAGGGTAACCACATTCAGTACGTCTCGGGGGACATCGTCGGCATGTCCGGCATCGAGTACGAGTACGAGGGCGTGCTGCAGGGCGTGCGTGGCAGCCGCACCGTACACGTCGACGCCAACGGCACCGTCATCGGCACCGTGAGCGAGATCCCGCCCACGCAGGGCTCCGACGTGCGCCTCACCATCGACCTGAACATCCAGCAGGCGGCAGAGGACGCTATACAGACGGGCCTTGAGGTCGGGCGTTTCCTCGAGTTCGAGCCGACGGGCGCTGCCGTCGTGTGCATGGACTGCAAGACGGGCGAGCTGCTTGCCATGGCGAGCTGGCCGACGTTTGACCCCAACGCGTTCATCGGCGGTATCAGCACGGACCTGTGGGCCCAGCTGCAGGCCGAGGAGGCAAACACGCCGCTGCTCAACCGCGCCATCAACGGCCTGTACCCCTCTGCCTCCACCATCAAGCCGTTCACGGCGCTCGCCGGGCTCGCGTCGGGCCTCATCGGCTACTACACGCCGTTCTACTGCCCTGGCTACTGGACGGGCCTGGGCGAGCCGGGCATGTGGTGCTGGAACCACGACGGCCACAAGAACATCGACCTGCACACGGGCATCACGAACTCCTGCGACGCCGTGTTCTACGAGATAGCGAAGGCGGTCGCCTACTCTGACCAGCCCGAGGCGCTGCAGAAGATGTTCCGCCTGTGGGGTCTGGGCTCCCAGACGGGTATCGACCTGCCTGGCGAGTCTGCGGGCCGCGTTCCCGACGCCGAGTGGAAGTGGAACTGGTACACGAGCGCCGACGACCAGGCGCGCGCGTGGCAGCCGGGCGATACGGCAAACATCTCCATCGGGCAGGGTGACATCCTCGTGACGCCGATGCAGCTGTGCTATGCCTACAGTGGCCTCGTCGCGCACGGCACGCAGATGCGGCCGCACGTCATGAAGGAGATCCTGTCGAGCGAGACGCAGCAGGCCATCAAGACCGTCGAGCCGACCGTCGCCAAGAGCGTACCCGTGAGCGAGGAGGACCTGGCGTTCATCGACCAGGCACTCGTTGGCGTCATCTCGGAAGTCGGCAACGTCGGGTCGTACTTCGACGGCCTGCCCGTGCAGGTCATGGGCAAGTCGGGCACGGGCGAGGCGGGCGATGACCCGCTGAACACGCACGCGTGGTTCGTGGCGGCCGCTCCCGCGGACGACCCCCAGTATGTCGTCGCGTCGCTCGTCGAGCACGGTGGTGGCGGTGGCGGCGTGTCGACGCACATGTGCCGCCAGGTGCTCGGCGCCATCTACGGCGTACCCATGACCGACCCGATCGCGCTCGTCGTGGCGGGTAACGAGGAGAGGCGCAGCGAGGGAGGGGCGACGGACTGA
- a CDS encoding zinc ribbon domain-containing protein, whose product MNCPLCGSEIANNVKYCPVCGADVEAAQRRSSGQAAGYVDQTRRMPPLEDQTAPRAGQRPSRAAVPMNSSMPQQHAPRGQQQAVRNFDTSQMGGTPKWPIVLIVLLALVIIVAIVLIVINLAKPATSSSTTQAPAATSSTVDAAQGTNANAPATDGATPTEPTDVPAADQPATAAGLSNADAFAQLTNYYSQLAGFNDRISAVAEDFNSSYLSSDITVRQNSLATAQALWDEISAQQSGLDQMTLADGSAYVDSLNTMKTLYNDLANRIRVLVEAWQASVDAGDNPSAASDQISSILGADNGEGGVNRYKAEYDSLYPSSAPVEVA is encoded by the coding sequence ATGAACTGCCCTCTTTGTGGGAGCGAGATAGCAAATAACGTCAAGTACTGCCCCGTCTGTGGCGCCGATGTCGAGGCAGCCCAGCGTCGCTCGTCCGGCCAGGCCGCCGGCTATGTCGACCAGACGCGCCGCATGCCTCCGCTGGAGGATCAGACGGCGCCGCGTGCCGGCCAGCGCCCGAGCCGCGCCGCTGTTCCCATGAACTCGTCCATGCCGCAGCAGCATGCGCCGCGTGGCCAGCAGCAGGCCGTGCGCAACTTCGACACGAGCCAGATGGGCGGGACGCCCAAATGGCCCATCGTGCTTATCGTGCTTCTGGCGCTCGTCATCATTGTCGCTATCGTGCTTATCGTCATCAACCTGGCAAAGCCTGCTACGTCTTCCTCCACGACACAGGCGCCCGCGGCGACTTCGAGCACCGTTGACGCCGCGCAGGGCACGAACGCCAACGCTCCTGCTACGGACGGCGCCACGCCGACGGAGCCTACGGATGTCCCCGCGGCTGATCAGCCCGCGACTGCCGCCGGCCTCTCCAATGCCGACGCCTTCGCCCAGCTGACGAACTACTACAGCCAGCTGGCCGGCTTCAACGACCGTATCTCCGCCGTCGCCGAGGACTTCAACTCTTCGTATCTGTCGAGCGACATCACCGTGCGCCAGAACTCGCTCGCCACGGCCCAGGCGCTGTGGGACGAGATCTCGGCTCAGCAGTCGGGTCTTGACCAGATGACGCTTGCTGACGGCTCCGCCTATGTCGACTCGCTCAACACGATGAAGACGCTCTACAACGATCTCGCCAACCGTATCCGCGTCCTCGTCGAGGCCTGGCAGGCTTCCGTCGACGCCGGTGACAACCCCTCTGCTGCCAGCGACCAGATCTCGTCCATCCTTGGCGCCGACAACGGCGAGGGCGGCGTCAACCGCTACAAGGCGGAGTACGATTCGCTGTACCCGTCGTCCGCTCCTGTCGAGGTTGCCTAG
- a CDS encoding rod shape-determining protein RodA, producing the protein MARFGAKGMHASSSATRRSPGDVVRDFVLGLDVPVLLATLALVAYGLVVVYSASLDISDASLSRQATGAAMGLVALAVCYRFDYRRLSDAVKPLLILDCVLMVLPLVPGLAYHANGINGWIQIPFVHLTLQTSEIAKPVTAFLMAALVARYGGRMDTLRDYVKACGMLAIPFLLILLQPDLGTGLVVLVGGAVVIVVGGARRSWVVATLCILVGLVALVLVTDSFVDMALGDDRSFLKTYQMNRLLVFLDPTHDTSGAGYNLQQALIAVGSGGAFGKGIGGATQASAGYLPEAHTDFVFALLSEEFGFVGAVLLIALYLTLILASLRVALRCELLFGRLAIVGIAAMWAFQIFENIGMCLSLMPITGIPLPFISYGSSSMLAQLMTVGLVLSVASHRTKVG; encoded by the coding sequence ATGGCTCGCTTTGGCGCAAAGGGCATGCACGCGTCGAGCAGCGCAACGCGTCGCTCGCCGGGCGACGTCGTTCGCGATTTCGTGCTCGGCCTCGACGTTCCGGTGCTGCTCGCGACGCTGGCGCTCGTGGCGTACGGCCTCGTCGTCGTGTACTCCGCGTCTCTCGACATCTCCGACGCCTCGCTGTCCCGCCAGGCCACGGGCGCGGCCATGGGCCTCGTGGCGCTGGCGGTGTGCTACCGCTTCGACTACCGCAGGCTCTCTGATGCCGTGAAGCCCCTGCTCATCCTCGACTGCGTGCTCATGGTGTTGCCGCTCGTGCCGGGTCTGGCCTACCACGCCAACGGCATCAACGGCTGGATTCAGATCCCGTTCGTCCACCTGACGCTGCAGACGTCCGAGATCGCCAAGCCGGTCACGGCGTTTCTCATGGCGGCGCTCGTCGCTCGCTACGGCGGGCGCATGGACACGTTGCGCGACTACGTCAAGGCATGTGGCATGCTCGCCATCCCGTTCCTGCTCATCCTGTTGCAGCCCGACCTGGGGACGGGTCTCGTCGTACTCGTGGGCGGCGCCGTCGTCATCGTCGTCGGGGGAGCGCGCCGGAGCTGGGTCGTCGCGACGCTCTGCATACTCGTGGGTCTCGTTGCCCTCGTGCTCGTGACGGACAGCTTCGTCGACATGGCTCTTGGCGATGACCGTTCGTTCCTTAAAACGTACCAGATGAACCGCCTGCTTGTGTTTCTCGACCCGACGCACGACACGAGCGGCGCAGGCTACAACCTGCAGCAGGCGCTCATTGCCGTCGGGTCGGGTGGCGCGTTTGGCAAGGGCATCGGCGGGGCGACGCAGGCGAGCGCGGGCTACCTGCCCGAGGCACACACGGATTTCGTGTTCGCCCTGCTGTCCGAGGAGTTCGGCTTTGTGGGCGCGGTCCTTCTCATCGCGCTGTACCTCACGCTCATCTTGGCGAGCCTTCGCGTGGCGCTGCGCTGCGAGCTGTTGTTCGGCCGGCTGGCCATCGTCGGCATTGCGGCCATGTGGGCGTTCCAGATATTCGAGAACATCGGCATGTGCCTGTCGCTCATGCCCATTACCGGCATCCCGCTGCCGTTCATCAGTTATGGCTCGTCGTCGATGCTCGCGCAGCTCATGACCGTGGGGCTCGTGCTGTCTGTCGCGAGCCACCGCACGAAGGTGGGGTAG
- a CDS encoding peptidylprolyl isomerase, with the protein MPFGTPLYTPTYQPAGDEIAVFETPRGTIEVKLDAAGAPIHVANFCELAEKGFYDGTKFHRLEPGFVIQGGDPNTRDMTSEEVVRGGRPGAPRPGTGGPGYCIKAEYRTNPNNSHEDCALAMARSQMPDSAGSQFYFCLGAQHFLDPNYTVFGQTISGQDVIRQLRKGDEITHVSIKHEA; encoded by the coding sequence ATGCCGTTCGGAACGCCGCTTTACACGCCTACGTATCAGCCCGCCGGTGACGAGATCGCCGTGTTCGAGACCCCGCGCGGCACGATCGAGGTCAAGCTCGACGCTGCGGGCGCGCCCATCCACGTCGCCAACTTCTGCGAGCTCGCGGAGAAGGGCTTCTACGACGGCACGAAGTTCCACCGCCTTGAGCCCGGTTTCGTCATCCAGGGCGGCGACCCCAACACACGCGACATGACGAGCGAAGAGGTCGTCAGGGGCGGCCGCCCCGGTGCGCCTCGCCCCGGCACGGGCGGCCCCGGCTACTGCATCAAGGCCGAGTACCGCACGAACCCCAATAACAGCCATGAGGACTGCGCGCTGGCCATGGCCCGCTCGCAGATGCCCGACTCCGCTGGCTCGCAGTTCTACTTCTGCCTGGGCGCCCAGCACTTCCTCGATCCGAACTACACGGTGTTCGGCCAGACCATCTCCGGCCAGGATGTCATTCGCCAGCTGCGCAAGGGTGACGAGATCACCCACGTGAGCATCAAGCACGAGGCCTAA
- a CDS encoding rod shape-determining protein, translating to MSIFDSLFGQYGGDLAIDLGTANTLVATREQGIVLNEPSVVAIDRDEKRVLAVGAEAKRMLGRTPGNIVAVRPLKDGVIADFDVTEAMLRYFIGKAHERRYPWTPRPRVVIGVPSGVTSVEKRAVFEAAVQAGARQAFLIEEPMAAAIGADLPVEEPTGSMIVDIGGGTAEVAVISMGGIVVSRSVRTAGNEFDRAILEHVKDTYNLNIGERTAEIIKIKVGSAAPLERELDVEVNGRDVMSGMPKTVRIESEEVRRALQQPIGEIVKAVKDALDMTPPDLASDLMYYGILLSGGGGLLRGLDQRLREETGVPVNVSPTALENVVNGCTRVLEANSLNRSYLQSSRS from the coding sequence ATGTCGATCTTCGATAGCCTGTTCGGACAGTATGGCGGCGACCTCGCCATCGACCTGGGTACCGCGAACACCCTCGTTGCTACGCGCGAGCAGGGCATCGTGCTCAACGAGCCGTCCGTCGTGGCCATCGATCGCGACGAGAAGCGCGTGCTTGCCGTCGGCGCCGAGGCCAAGCGCATGCTCGGGCGCACCCCGGGCAATATCGTGGCTGTCCGGCCGCTCAAAGACGGCGTCATCGCCGACTTTGACGTGACGGAGGCCATGCTGCGCTACTTCATCGGCAAAGCTCACGAGCGGCGCTATCCGTGGACCCCGCGCCCGCGCGTCGTCATCGGCGTGCCGAGCGGCGTGACGTCCGTCGAGAAGCGCGCCGTGTTCGAGGCCGCCGTTCAGGCCGGCGCTCGCCAGGCGTTCCTCATCGAGGAGCCCATGGCGGCGGCGATCGGCGCCGACCTGCCCGTCGAGGAGCCCACGGGTTCCATGATTGTCGACATCGGCGGCGGTACGGCAGAGGTCGCTGTCATCTCCATGGGCGGCATCGTCGTGTCTCGCTCCGTGCGCACGGCGGGCAACGAGTTCGACCGTGCCATCCTCGAACACGTCAAGGACACGTACAACCTGAACATCGGCGAGCGCACGGCCGAGATCATCAAGATCAAGGTCGGTTCCGCCGCCCCGCTCGAGCGCGAACTCGACGTCGAAGTCAACGGCCGCGACGTCATGAGCGGCATGCCCAAGACGGTGCGCATCGAGTCCGAAGAGGTCCGTCGGGCACTGCAGCAGCCTATCGGCGAGATCGTCAAGGCCGTGAAGGACGCGCTTGACATGACGCCGCCCGACCTCGCGAGCGATCTCATGTACTACGGTATCTTGCTTTCGGGTGGCGGCGGCCTGCTGCGTGGCCTCGACCAGCGCTTGCGCGAGGAGACGGGCGTGCCCGTTAACGTGTCGCCCACGGCGCTCGAAAACGTTGTCAACGGCTGCACGCGTGTGCTCGAGGCCAATTCCCTGAACCGCTCCTACCTGCAGAGCAGCCGTTCATGA
- a CDS encoding DUF697 domain-containing protein yields MKIPVGEVAKILSARREAGQEAQGVVRLSVMVALEGPVELGRAVRAALRPARSGGRLHVEGFRSSLAPQVNALSDAAVILCAQSEGAPEAASALWRSYAQAGVPCVVCGLFDAAAEAQACEALLVGGGVEEGDLLLGLDPTTVTTALGAWLVEHLPEEAASAAAANFPCCRRAMALSLVTEACGSNAVVGLLDVIPGADLPVMTVTQASLALRIASIYGVPLTAERARELAAVVAGAFGLRGVARALVRVLPLPAFAVRAGVGAGGTYAVGRALIAYFERLADAEAPASIAVRPQSPASISAPGTTAPTSESNREGEAR; encoded by the coding sequence GTGAAGATACCGGTCGGTGAGGTCGCCAAGATACTGTCAGCGCGTCGCGAGGCGGGCCAGGAGGCGCAGGGCGTCGTTCGCCTGTCTGTCATGGTGGCCCTCGAAGGGCCCGTCGAGCTGGGCCGCGCCGTGCGCGCGGCGCTCAGGCCGGCGCGCTCGGGAGGGCGCCTACATGTCGAGGGCTTTCGCTCGTCTCTGGCTCCGCAGGTCAACGCTCTGTCAGATGCTGCCGTTATCCTGTGCGCCCAGAGCGAGGGCGCCCCGGAGGCCGCGTCCGCCCTGTGGCGCAGCTATGCCCAGGCGGGCGTCCCGTGCGTCGTGTGCGGGCTGTTCGACGCAGCTGCTGAGGCCCAGGCGTGCGAGGCGCTGCTCGTGGGGGGCGGCGTTGAGGAGGGAGACCTGCTGCTGGGGCTCGACCCGACGACGGTGACGACCGCCCTGGGTGCGTGGCTCGTCGAGCACCTGCCCGAGGAGGCTGCCTCGGCTGCCGCCGCGAACTTCCCGTGCTGCCGTCGCGCCATGGCGCTGTCGCTCGTCACGGAGGCGTGCGGGTCGAACGCGGTCGTGGGCCTGCTCGACGTTATCCCCGGGGCTGACCTGCCCGTCATGACCGTGACGCAGGCGAGCCTTGCGCTGCGCATCGCCTCCATCTACGGCGTGCCGCTCACGGCCGAGCGCGCTCGCGAGCTTGCTGCCGTCGTCGCGGGCGCGTTTGGCCTGCGTGGCGTGGCGCGGGCCCTCGTGCGCGTGCTGCCGCTGCCCGCGTTCGCCGTGCGCGCGGGCGTCGGCGCGGGCGGCACATACGCTGTCGGTCGCGCGCTCATCGCATACTTTGAGCGCCTTGCTGACGCCGAGGCACCTGCCAGCATCGCTGTGCGCCCCCAGTCGCCTGCGTCCATCTCCGCCCCTGGCACGACCGCACCAACCTCCGAATCCAACCGAGAAGGGGAGGCCCGCTAG
- the ndk gene encoding nucleoside-diphosphate kinase encodes MQEQTYIMIKPDAVANGHIGAIIDRIERSGLKIERMVLENVTPEQAAANYAEHQGKPFYDGLVSYITSGPVVKMVISGENAVANMRRLMGATDCAKAAPGTIRGDFGLCVDRNVIHGSDSPESAEREIGIFFGA; translated from the coding sequence ATGCAGGAGCAGACCTACATCATGATCAAGCCGGACGCTGTTGCCAACGGCCACATCGGCGCCATCATCGACCGCATCGAGCGCTCTGGCCTGAAGATCGAGCGCATGGTCCTCGAGAACGTCACGCCTGAGCAGGCTGCCGCCAACTACGCCGAGCACCAGGGCAAGCCGTTCTACGACGGTCTCGTGTCCTACATCACGAGCGGCCCCGTCGTGAAGATGGTCATCTCCGGCGAGAACGCCGTCGCCAATATGCGTCGCCTCATGGGCGCCACGGACTGCGCCAAGGCGGCTCCCGGCACGATTCGCGGCGACTTCGGCCTGTGCGTCGACCGCAACGTCATCCACGGCTCCGACTCGCCCGAGTCGGCCGAGCGCGAGATCGGCATCTTCTTCGGCGCGTAA
- the mreC gene encoding rod shape-determining protein MreC: MARLKPPIGEPDAPSGALRLLVALCVVSVVIVTLYFREGPSGPVHVLRSAAQTVAAPFSWAGSQLARPFVALGNVVRNATADSATLSELELENAGLRQQLAQMTEYEQENARLEELLDLTSAYGMRGKAARVIGRSTDSWNDTITIDKGATDGVRLDMPVTCGTGVVGQVTSVAATSATVRLISDPQSGISAMLQSSRASGVVSGSVDGTLRLQYVDSSVSVTVGELVVTSGLGGVYPKGLPLGTVTSVTTNPSDLYHEITIDPAAGGSASVPSYEEVFVVMSFDEATADAQAEQVLAGQTADTDTADEPATDAAAGDATDAGAEGGEAQ, translated from the coding sequence ATGGCGCGGCTGAAGCCACCGATCGGTGAGCCGGACGCGCCGTCCGGGGCGCTGAGGCTGCTCGTCGCGCTGTGCGTCGTGTCCGTCGTCATCGTGACGCTGTACTTCCGCGAGGGCCCCTCCGGCCCTGTGCACGTGCTGCGCAGCGCCGCCCAGACGGTTGCCGCTCCGTTCTCGTGGGCCGGCTCTCAGCTTGCCCGCCCATTTGTTGCGCTGGGTAACGTCGTGCGTAACGCAACAGCCGACTCGGCGACGCTGTCCGAGCTCGAACTGGAGAATGCCGGCCTTCGCCAACAGCTCGCACAGATGACGGAGTACGAGCAAGAAAACGCCCGCCTCGAGGAGCTACTTGATCTTACGAGCGCCTATGGCATGCGCGGCAAGGCGGCGCGGGTCATCGGTCGCTCTACGGATAGCTGGAACGACACGATCACGATAGACAAGGGCGCGACGGACGGCGTGAGGCTCGACATGCCTGTCACGTGCGGCACGGGTGTCGTCGGCCAGGTGACGTCCGTCGCGGCGACGTCGGCGACGGTTCGCCTCATCAGCGACCCCCAGTCGGGCATCTCCGCCATGCTGCAGAGCTCGCGCGCAAGCGGCGTCGTCAGCGGCTCGGTCGACGGCACGCTGCGCCTGCAGTACGTCGACTCGTCCGTCTCCGTGACTGTCGGCGAGCTGGTCGTGACGTCAGGTCTCGGTGGCGTCTACCCGAAGGGCCTGCCGCTCGGCACGGTGACGAGCGTGACGACGAACCCGTCCGACCTCTATCACGAGATCACAATCGATCCCGCTGCCGGCGGGTCTGCGAGCGTGCCGAGCTACGAGGAGGTGTTTGTCGTCATGTCGTTTGACGAAGCGACGGCCGACGCCCAGGCGGAACAGGTGCTTGCGGGCCAGACGGCCGATACAGACACGGCCGACGAGCCCGCGACTGACGCAGCGGCAGGGGACGCGACTGACGCCGGCGCCGAGGGAGGGGAGGCGCAGTGA